In Canis lupus baileyi chromosome 15, mCanLup2.hap1, whole genome shotgun sequence, one genomic interval encodes:
- the CLEC2L gene encoding C-type lectin domain family 2 member L, with product MEPAREAPARTRPPPPAAARPAPAAPRPRSPAEAAAAAAAEAEARGPEALLRRSGSGYEGSTSWKAALEDTTTRLLLGAIAVLLFAILVVMSILASKGCIKCEAPCPEDWLLYGRKCYFFSEEPRDWNTGRQYCHTHEAALAVIQSQKELEFMFKFTRREPWIGLRRVGDEFHWVNGDPFDPDTFPISGLGECVFVEPTRLVSTECLMTRPWVCSKMAYT from the exons ATGGAGCCGGCCCGGGAGGCCCCCGCGCGgacccggccgccgccgcccgccgccgcccgccccgcgcccgccgcgcccagGCCACGCTCTcccgcggaggcggcggcggcggcggcggcggaggcggaggcccGCGGCCCCGAGGCGCTGCTGCGGCGGTCGGGGTCGGGCTACGAGGGCAGCACCAGCTGGAAGGCGGCCCTGGAGG ACACCACCACACGTCTCCTGCTGGGGGCCATCGCGGTCCTTCTGTTCGCCATCCTGGTGGTGATGAGCATCCTGG CTTCTAAGGGCTGTATCAAGTGTGAAGCGCCCTGCCCGGAGGACTGGCTGCTCTATGGAAGGAAATGCTACTTCTTTTCTGAGGAGCCAAGAGACTGGAACACAGGCAGGCAGTACTGCCATACTCATGAGGCCGCGCTGGCTGTGATTCAGAGCCAGAAGGAGCTG GAGTTTATGTTCAAGTTCACACGGAGGGAGCCCTGGATTGGTCTGCGCAGAGTCGGGGATGAATTCCACTGGGTCAACGGGGACCCGTTCGACCCGGACAC GTTCCCCATCTCAGGCCTGGGAGAGTGTGTCTTCGTGGAGCCCACCAGGCTGGTGTCAACGGAGTGTCTGATGACCCGCCCCTGGGTGTGCAGCAAGATGGCCTACACATGA